In Archocentrus centrarchus isolate MPI-CPG fArcCen1 chromosome 22, fArcCen1, whole genome shotgun sequence, one DNA window encodes the following:
- the mrpl35 gene encoding large ribosomal subunit protein bL35m, translating into MAAALARRLSGLLRPLSVSICARTPHTCRLSGLIHPAPLCKSATAAVRAPLRGAVCQTPRYNLLQRVSALVPSLSQQPSRSLTYYSIKKGKRKSVKSVTDRFMRLHCGLWIRRKAGYKKKLWKKLPARRKRLREIVFCNKTQCGLLDKMTTSFWKRRNWYVDDPYLKYHDRVNLKP; encoded by the exons ATGGCGGCCGCCTTGGCACGGAGGTTGTCAG GGCTGCTGAGGCCGCTGTCCGTGTCTATCTGCGCCCGGACCCCGCACACCTGCCGGCTCTCCGGCCTTATCCACCCCGCCCCACTCTGCAAGTCTGCTACAGCCGCTGTCCGCGCTCCTCTTCGGGGCGCAGTGTGTCAGACACCCCGCTACAACCTCCTGCAAAG GGTGTCAGCACTTGTTCCTAGTCTAAGTCAGCAGCCGAGCAGAAGTCTGACGTACTATAGCATCAAGAAGGGGAAGAGAAAGAGTGTCAAATCTGTCACAGACAGGTTCATGAGGCTGCACTGTGGCCTTTGGATCCGGCGCAAG GCTGGATACAAGAAGAAGCTCTGGAAGAAGCTGCCTGCCAGACGAAAGCGCCTGAGGGAGATTGTATTCTGCAACAAAACACAGTGCGGGCTTTTAGATAAAATGACAACCTCGTTTTGGAAAAGGAGAAACTGGTACGTCGACGATCCATACCTGAAGTACCACGATCGGGTCAACCTCAAACCCTAA
- the LOC115772636 gene encoding laminin subunit gamma-1 translates to MDCRGVLPAVAAACFISIVVSQTTLTPAVTDTTQIDNVTSLTPTPVIFSSTTPGCAAFNLSTCEPCAPGSQYDNNTLLCTCCLDLGRCVFPGACLPCTRGFYQPLAGQQQCLPCSRGFYTNFTGSPLCHPCPPGSFNNNTGEDTCTSCSPGFFSSQHNSTSCKPCTQGRFCNSSSCTQCQMCPSGTEALQMAAKDCTPCRPGMYKAAHQPMCQICSSGYFQIHWGRESCDICPENHYCPSPDVNPIQCPSDAFCPAGSLAPGYCMETFFRKSGDTCELAPVTIALLVIGGGVALLFIILMVLRRRRETDGELTVARAPLLRKERPQGRYYGLPCDAEPVYAGW, encoded by the exons ATGGACTGTCGGGGGGTTCTGCCTGCGGTGGCCGCCGCTTGTTTCATAA GCATCGTGGTGAGCCAGACCACACTTACTCCTGCTGTGACAGACACCACTCAAATCGACAATGTGACCAGTCTGACTCCGACACCCGTGATTTTCAGCAGCACAACTCCAGGCTGCGCCGCTTTCAACCTTTCTACTTGTGAACCATGTGCACCGGGGTCGCAATATGACAACA ATACCCTTCTGTGCACGTGTTGCCTTGACTTAGGGCGGTGTGTGTTTCCTGGAGCGTGCCTGCCATGCACCAGAGGATTTTATCAACCACTAGCTGGACAGCAGCAGTGTCTACCCTGCAGCCGAGGTTTCTACACCAA TTTCACTGGAAGTCCATTATGTCACCCCTGCCCTCCTGGGTCCTTCAACAATAACACTGGTGAAGACACTTGCACAAGTTGCTCACCAG GTTTCTTTTCATCACAGCATAATTCTACTTCATGTAAACCATGTACGCAAGGACGTTTTTGCAA CTCATCGAGTTGTACCCAGTGCCAGATGTGTCCCAGCGGAACAGAAGCTCTACAGATGGCTGCTAAAGACTGCACTCCGTGTCGCCCAG GTATGTACAAGGCTGCCCATCAGCCCATGTGTCAGATCTGCAGCAGTGGCTATTTCCAGATCCACTGGGGCCGGGAAAGCTGTGACATCTGCCCAGAGAATCACTACTGCCCT AGCCCTGACGTGAACCCCATTCAGTGTCCGAGTGATGCCTTCTGTCCAGCGGGCAGCTTGGCTCCAGGCTACTGCATGGAGACTTTCTTCCGCAAATCAGGGGACACTTGTGAACTGGCTCCGGTCACTATAGCTTTGTTAGTTATTGGAGGAGGGG TGGCCTTactctttattattttaatggtGTTACGTCGACGAAGAGAAACAGATGGAGAGCTGACAGTAGCCCGGGCTCCACTGCTACGCAAAGAGCGACCTCAAGGACGATACTATGGCCTGCCCTGTGACGCAGAACCTGTATATGCCGGCTGGTGA